The Cheilinus undulatus linkage group 2, ASM1832078v1, whole genome shotgun sequence genome has a window encoding:
- the LOC121523637 gene encoding cytochrome c oxidase subunit 5B, mitochondrial-like — translation MAARALLLGAVTATRATAATFHLRSNAAARSFPRFLSAGRGIPTDDEQATGLERRALQAFKKGMDPYSILKPKQYAGTKEDPHIVPSIGNKRLVGCLCEEDNTAIVWFWLHEGGAQRCPSCGSHYKLIHHELPH, via the exons atggcggcgCGTGCACTTCTTCTCGGGGCTGTGACAGCAACCAGGGCGACTGCAGCAACTTTTCATCTGAGGAGCAACGCTGCTGCTCGGTCGTTTCCCCGTTTCCTGTCTGCAGGAAGAG ggATCCCGACTGATGATGAGCAGGCGACTGGACTGGAGCGCCGTGCTCTGCAGGCATTCAAAAAGGGAATG gacccATACAGCATCCTGAAGCCAAAACAGTATGCAGGAACCAAAGAGGACCCTCACATTGTCCCGTCTATTGGGAACAAGCGCCTGGTGGGCTGTCTCT GTGAGGAGGACAACACCGCCATCGTCTGGTTCTGGCTCCACGAAGGCGGCGCTCAGCGATGTCCTTCCTGTGGCTCGCATTATAAACTCATCCATCACGAGCTGCCTCACTGA